The region tttaattatttatagataataattatttgaaataaatatcatatctaattaaacattaaataataataaaataaatatttatgttttaattattttataattaataaatatttacatatatatcatttcaaatttaattaaaatatataaggtacggaatgaaattaatatttatttaaaattaatttctagttaaacatcaattaataataataaaataaatatttatgtattaattattatatacataatagttatttaaaataaatttcatttgaaattcattaataaattttaattacataattaaatgaatacttatttaaaattaattttggattaaacattaattactaataataaaataaatatttatgttatacttatttataaataataattattagaaataactataatttctttatattaggggtaaaaatgtaattttataagAACTCCactttttacttttctcattcccaatgaattacccctccaaccaaacacctttttcattaCTCTCCCCTATCCATTCCTTTCCCTCCTCTATCATTACTTCATTCCCTCTCATTCCATTACCCCCATCCAAACACACACTTAGTACTCTATGAgtgaatacaaattaaaattgagtgacaaaaattatataaattaaagtttgatactcaaaattaaaaacaattataatataGTACCCACCAAAAAATTTACCTTCCAAATATCtatcacatattttttaatgtagttgtaaaaaaaaaggttaaattaACGTAAGACAagcattttatttaaaaacataaaggTTAGCCTAAAAGTCAATAtatacaacatatatataataaaactacAACATTGATAGAGACGCCCATGaggaatatataataataataataataataataataatctatacatatatttaaagtagatgtataatctggCTTGAGAgcatttcaaagaataattatgattttttaaaaaatattattgtacttaacttgaatatttgtttgaattaattatgaaattagcatataaaagttaaattgctttcattaattttgcattaaatactccataagacctttcaaaaccaattataatgattgaaaaatatttgttttgtgataaATGTATGCTTATAGGGAgttatcaaattataatttttttttagccaTTTTGCAAGTCAAAATTGAAACCCATCATCTATCTTGGATTATATCTaagtaaattagaaaaaaaattaaagatatcaaaatatagaatataattaaatgatgaAAGATATTGAAACTCCAGAAActagatatatttataaaatatgatcattgatttaatttttttaatgagttataGAAGAGGTTGTGATATctattattgtgtaattaaattttcttcaccttttcatttctattctattttttatttatattttttgaatagttCTTCTGCtgattattatttcatttgtatttgctttatttattcttttaaaaaactcTCTGCaggattttataatttcattaattaaactattttatttcaaattatgtcTATATGTAATATTGTCTTACAACTATCAaaattgtaaagaaaaaaaaaaaccgaaatGAAGCAAGGGAATTTACctagtaataaaaaaactacaacatTGATTGAGACACCCATGAagaatgtaatatatatatatatatatatatatatatatagagaaaactATCATCtcagggacgtccctagatttcaattctagggatgtttttaaatctaaaccgTTGGATcgtcatccgatggttgattgattatataaacactgtacacctttttactgttcatgatcagCATCGTATTTGACATCGTAGACGCtggtttctactgttcataatgataagagtcgtcagattttcatccgatggctactatggacatccctagatttgaaatctagggacgtccctagatgatgggttctctatatatatatatatatacaacattgATAAAGACATCAATGGTTTTACGGTATGTTGGTACCTAGTTCTTGATATATAGTGGATGTTGCCACAAAATGAGGACGTGTGCGCATATTTTTAATACGTGGCTTTTTCATATTTAtcagaaataaatataaataaaaaattgaaaatattaaacaaatttattggTTAACACTCTAATTTTgtggaaaattaaaatcattttttttccatagACGAACAAACCACACATGCATTGAGCTATCCAATTCCATGGTATGACCGGACCACAAACAAATCTTCATATTCCCCTGCATAACTTTGTCAAGAACCACTATGACTAAGTTTACTACTTTGACAACGAATAATCACTATTACCAAGTTTCTCCAGACAACATGATTCGTGCATGCCATTAATGCCAATGAGTCACTAAAAAATCTTTCAAAATACTTTTGTTTCAAAAACCTTGTATGCATAAAAAGTAACCCAGTTGAATTGATTCAGTTCTAATTTAATTCAATCAGATTTTCTATTAACTTCAATAGCTTTGGATTGTAATCATATCAAAATCGCCATCCATCGTCATAATAACTGGATAGTTAAGTCATTTAAAACTCcaataaaaaagtttaaagcTCGATTTCTTCCTATATTTCTCAATGCATGGTTAAGACCTAAATTAAGTATGACGGAATTAGAACTTGATGGTAGAGGGGGCTGAAGCctatagaaaaaacaaaaaataaaaaaataaaaaaataatctaataaaataattattttaaataaagaataatgtgctaatataaccaaaatttgaatacacatattaaaaaaaaatataaagtataatttaaaaatttgttattaccgatagaaaatatatgagattttcaataattcaactaataagaatacatctcaagtttgtattttttttttaaaatatggtaaaattgatcctcctcactacaaacatttttttgttgtttcactctagcatatatgatacattataacatatatgtatatatgttaggcctcatgatcaattcaaattttttttaaattactaaaatttgtatataagatttattttattaaaattttaaaataatagtaattattaaatttaaaaataaaatgtggaaaaaatgcaccaagtgaaatttgaacttgggtggatTAAAAAATCCCAAATCTTACGAataaacccactaaccactcaagcacacccacattttatacttttatgtgtccaaatattatattttacatgaaattaagtattGAAAAATCGAAAACCACCAAATcctatattgtttaaaaagtattttgtCTGGCGCTGAGGGAGGGCTTCAGGCCTTTCTAGCCCCCCCTTGGTTTCGCCCATGAGTATATATGTGTGATAACTTGTTCACATTATAAAACTCATGGGCTAATTATGAATTGAGTCATGATCCCATGAACACAGTTCAGTGGTATCTAGCACGGAATTAAAATAAGTATCATTCACAATCATCTTAATTTAGTAACTTCTAAGATGAAAGGTGGCAATGGCTGTGAACGGGACACGTTTATTATGGAACCGTGTCtatgtaatttttattgattgtgaACCAAGGCCAAAGATCCCTCTTGGAatttatttatccatatttataataaattctcTAAATTTTCTtagttaatatataattatgagaTTTCCAAGGGTCATATTTGAAAATAGATGTCCTGTAAGCCAACAAATGAGTACTCGCACCTGGCCTCGATTTCATACTAGATTCAGAACCCGATCCTTAGTTCGCATTAATTTCCCAAAACAcccttccaaaaataaaaaattccataCACCACCTCAATAAACCACAGTAGTTCTCACCGTAATAAAGTCACACCTACAGGGATTTTTTCGTCAGTCTAATTGCtccattttaattaacataattacGAATTCTAAActaatatttgaaaaaagaaaaaaaaaatctttgaaactAGAAACGGTTACGTAGCCGCACACGACCGAAGTGAAGTCTCATATTAATTGACAGAAATACCCTTTTACCAATCAATAATTCCAACCCAGTGTCACAAACCTCACTgtaatattgataaatattcAGGGGTAGTTTTGTCAATATAACTTTCCCCTGTTTTTCCAAAATGGACCTCCATTTTcggttaatataaaataaaaccatcGACTTTGATCACTGCTCTTCGTCTCCTTCTCCACGCAATCTCTCCAACTTCGCTGGGATTGTTGGATCGAAGCAAGGTTCCCAAAAATGGCTTCTTGGAACTCTGTGGAGATGGAGATCGCCTACCAGGTTATTGGATGGCTCGCCTTCTTATCGTGGTCAGTTAGCTTCTATCCCCAAGTCATCCTCAATTTCAGGAGAAAAAGGTTTGGATTTTATTGAGAATGTGAGCTTGATTTTGGGTtttcaggtttttttttcttttttttgggattttgagattttggttCTTTGTGTTTTCAAGTGTTGTGGGATTGAACTTCGATTTTTTGGTGCTGAACCTTACCAAGCACTCTTCCTATTTGATTTACAACGCTGCGCTTTTCTTCAGCAAGGATGTTCAGACACAATACTATGAGGAGTATGGGTATCAGGTCGGTCACtgttgttttcttgttaaaatctgtttgtttttattgtaatttttgtagAGGTTTTTATTCCAATTTGTGGATTTTGAATTTGGAGTGGTTTGGTGTTTTTGGGACGTTGTTGGAAAAATTTACAATTGTTTCCTCTTCTGTTATGTCGAGATAGAATTGTGATGCGTGGTGGTTAGGAAAAGTTTTGATTGTTGAGTTTGGGttatattagtgttttggtttTTTCTAGATTTACgcaggagagaaaaaaaagggaaaattactagGCACTCCTTTTATTAGTTTGTTGagatttgattttattagatGTAATCCATTCGTAAAATTGACTCAGGAGAGAAAAATTAGATGTATTTTGTTCATAATTAATCAGGGAatggatattttagatcataCCCCTGTTAACCTTTTTATGTTGATTTAGAGATTCTATTATTGGATTCTTTCAATCTGCATTGATAACAATTATTTGTGGTCcttctttttcaatttcttattatcagtgattatttttttcctcattttgaAACTTCAAAACTTTCCCATTTCACATGGAAATAGCTGCTTCAGCTTAATGTGTGTATGCTATCCCCTGAATCTTAATTCGAGTGTTTTGAAGTTTTGCTTGCAAATGCTTTTGGACCTTcaaattttttcaatcaatagaGGAATAAGCAGAAAGGGTGCACCTTTCCTTTTCATTGTCTATTATATATGAGACTTGAGTAAGGTGATCTCCTGTACAACCTTACTTGcaattcctttttcttttacatgCAATATATTGATCCTGTTGCTGCAATTAAGTATTTAAGTGCTTGAGGCCAGCCTGACCTGGTGCCATTACAGATTCATATCTCAGTTTTCAATTATGGTACTATGAAATCTGTAGCTGTTGACCATCTGTAAAGGATGCAAAATAAGCAGTGTAATTTCCtgctatttaatttttttaaataattagaatCATTTATCAGTGAAGTATTCATttcaaaacataagaaagaaaTCCTATTGTCCTTTATTTTGCTTCACCATCTCTTTCCACCAAAATTCCATTGTTTGGTTTTGAGATTGTGTTTTTGTCAATTATAAATTATCAATatgtgtaatatttatttatttgttggtcTTCTATTGTTTTAGATTATTCCTGTAGCAGCAAATGATGTTGCTTTCTCAATACATGCTGTAGTGTTGACAGCGTTTACATTTTTCCAGGTTCTAATTTATGATGTAAGTATGCTTACTCTTTTTCCTTTGTGTCCTTGAATTTGGTGTTGATTCCTAAAACCTTAGGCTGTAACTACTTgaacttcttttattgttttggaAGAACAGCGTGGAAATCAGAAGGTCTCAAAGACTTGCATTTCAATCTCTTCCATCGTGTGGTTTTCTGCTTTAGTATGCCTGATTGTGGCTTGGCCTAAACATTCTTGGCTTTGGCTTGTCTCTGTCTTTAAGTAAGGCTTATTTAAACATATGTTTCCTAATATGATAGTGTAACTGATCTTTTTCATCTGCATTTCAGTAACATACAGGTTCTCATGACTGCTATCAAGTACACCCCACAGGTATAactacttttttctttttttcccttcataacacaattttcttcttgaattttgGATACTTTTGAGTTATTGGATATACTCATGCACTAAGATACAGTTTAGAGGTACACTGTATAACATGATGGATTTTTTATGTAGAAGAATCACATCAATTTTCAATTGACTCCTCCATGGACCATAAAAAAAGGCTTCTTTTCGGATGTTCAAAGTCTTCAAGGACTTATGGACCATAACTTGTGCCTTTTGACAATGCGTTTCCTTCTATACtgtgtttgttttgaagaaTAAAATTTGTGGAACCTTTATTGAAGGCTTGTTAATGTATATTAGTATGCTATTTATGACTTTGATATTTGTAATTAACTAGATAACTGGTTAATAAAACATATTAGAAGAAGGTTTATATGGCTGTGCAGGTAAGGTTTTCATGTGTAATGTGTAGTCCCTTAACAAAGTTATGATTCATTGACGAAAGAGCTTGGAGAGGAAATCCATAAAACTCATGATGATGTGTTCTTCCAAGATTCCTCAATTGTTTGGGACTAGGTCTTAGCAAGTATTGGGTATATAAATTTATCAATGATCtggaaattaattttatttgtttctgcATTAGATATGCTAAAATAAAATTCACATAGAAATGAAGTGAGAACTGTGAGTTGCCATGTTGTGACTTCTAAGGAAGTAAGAGGAAAGTAGAAATGTCTAGGGGGCAAAGGTTGGTGACTGTGGGTTGTAGAGAGAGAAGACACCGACCGATGTTGGCATAACTTTTAAATTATAAGTGGAATTGTAATGGTGGGACATTGGGTTCTGTCCTGACAATTGAAGTATCACCTATTGTTGATTTAATGCATTAGGTTTAGGATGCTGGAAAATTTAATTGTTGCATTATTATTTGCACTATCGATATTGTAAGTCACAGAGATCTTCTGATatgttccttttttatttttattattattatttttttaatacatggtATGCAGACAAGTAGGTTCGATTAAAATAGCATGCACATTCccctcatcatcttcataatTTAAATGCAAGGACACACTGATATTAATAGAAGAGTCTTTCAGTTTCCTTAAATGtggtttcaaattaaaaatttattcttctttGGAGAGAATGCTATGTTTTACAACTAAGTAGATTAATTTTTCCAGTATGAGAATGGTTTTCATGGACCTGTAATGTTCTCCCGTTTTTCTTCAATGTATCATACTATCCTTGAAAGGAATAACTTATGGCTagaaaaattttgtttaaaaggcTTTCATTGAGagtaatctgaaaatatgaaTAGTTTTATGTGAACATAATGCATCAAACTAACTAGTTTGAGGACCTCGGAGTGTTTAAATGCACTTGTTATTACAGCCatgagaaatatgaaaattttctttttttatcaagaATAGCGTTAGTTTATTTATCAAGGTAAAGAAAGCAGAATGCAATTCATTCATAGGAGGCTCTTACTGGTATTaagaaattgtgattgataatGCGAATGATGTTTTATTGCCAGAATGTAATGACAGTTGAAGATATGTATCATATTTTAAACTAATGTGACTTCCTCAAAATAAAGGAATTCTGTATGAAATAGACTTATGACCAAACTTTGGTTAATAAATTAATGCTGATGGACCATGGGAGGAATGAGACCTGGTTACTGAATTATAAATTCATTCATCATAAAGCATAACTTCTGGTTTTTATGTCGCCCATATTTTCACTAAGCTTTTCTAAATGTCAACTCTAGGCTGACTTTTGTTGTTTACTGACATGGCTTAAAATCTTCTTCTAGGCCTTCATGAATTTTAAGCGCAAGAGCACTGTTGGCTGGTCCATAGGCAATATTTTACTTGACTTAACAGGAGGTTTCCTGAATTTTGCTCAGATGGCTGTGCAGTCAATTGATCAAGGTATGTTTTGAAAAAAGCATTGTTCCTCTCAGTTTTCAATTATACTAAGTTACCTAAATTTTTTACTCTTCTCATTTGCTTAACCTAGCCAATTTTCATTCAGGTTCATGGGTGAACATCTATGGTAATATAGGGAAGACGCTTCTTTCATTGGTATGTGTGATGTCTTCAATCTAATCTCTTAAATCAATACAGTTATAGTTTTCGTGTAACTTTGTTGATTATTTGATATGTCTTGTGCTAtaagttattgttttttttcctacCAATTAACAATCTCAGAATAGTTGGTCAACTTTTGAGTGACTAGAGCATATCTAAATGGATTTGTTAAAACTTAAGTTTCAATTAActagttataaattttttttttgttaatttccATGAATTTTACCAACTTTTGAACATACAACTAACTATTTTCCGGTGTAAAATAACTACAAGAAATATCAATAGAGATTTGTTGAATATCTGCTTTAGCAATTAACATCTTTAGTAATGGCATTTGACCCACATATGCAATGTCCTTGTATAGGATTTTAATTGTAGAAACAACTCAtatagtttcttttcttcaatGCTTTTAGGTTTTCCAATTGGTAATTATGATATAGAAGCACATTACTATTGACATGCTTCATTAAATGCTTCTTAGTTGTCTGAATGCTCTGATGATCGCTATTCGTCAACAAAATATCATCGACAT is a window of Dioscorea cayenensis subsp. rotundata cultivar TDr96_F1 chromosome 5, TDr96_F1_v2_PseudoChromosome.rev07_lg8_w22 25.fasta, whole genome shotgun sequence DNA encoding:
- the LOC120261380 gene encoding cystinosin homolog, producing MASWNSVEMEIAYQVIGWLAFLSWSVSFYPQVILNFRRKSVVGLNFDFLVLNLTKHSSYLIYNAALFFSKDVQTQYYEEYGYQIIPVAANDVAFSIHAVVLTAFTFFQVLIYDRGNQKVSKTCISISSIVWFSALVCLIVAWPKHSWLWLVSVFNNIQVLMTAIKYTPQAFMNFKRKSTVGWSIGNILLDLTGGFLNFAQMAVQSIDQGSWVNIYGNIGKTLLSLESISFDLLFIIQHYVLYPAEKEDQKKDHLNDIAPLLKSVDKSHDSNVVNV